Genomic segment of Seriola aureovittata isolate HTS-2021-v1 ecotype China chromosome 1, ASM2101889v1, whole genome shotgun sequence:
acatgtatttacatgtatatgtaAACAGCTGCAGGTTGATGGTTAATTTAACACTAAAACACTGTtgtgatgatgttgttttatgtattatatgtatttagtctttacacaaaaaaaaaatacaggagtTAATTGGTCATTAATTAGTTTAGATTTTTATATAACTCTcttttcaatgtgtgtgtgtttgtgtgtgtgtgtgtgtttgtgtcattaatGCATGTGTGACTGatggttgttgttgtatttgaagtctgcagcagctgaagcttTCTGTTGtcaaggaaacacaaacatgatgatgatgtcatcagccaTGATTTGATGGTGAATATAATGAGGTCAAGGGTCAAGgctgtttgcagcagcagagaccaaagagctgcagcagaagctttctattgatgattgattattgtcattttcttttttatttgatcagaaCTGAACAGAATATCTGATATTGATCGGTGATATGAAGTAGTTTGTATTAATCTCATCACATTATACAaacatctttgtttatttattgatcaaCCTTTATTTCTACGTCGTTGTTCGGTTGATCAGACCTGCTCTTCTGTTCACAGCTGAGATCAGATACAAAAAGTCAACAGGTCCAGGATCAGAACTTCTTCCTTGAGATAGTAAAGGATAAGTTccggttctggttctggttctcgGAGCTGGTTCTTCTTCATGAAGATACCTTCAGTGTGAGGACTGTTTTCTGTAAATGAAGAGCTGTCTCACACAGGTATGACTGAAGTATATGTCTCATATTCTTTCTGAAGGTGCTGCTGGTCATTGGTGTCATACAGGtgtgttttcatacatttcattATAATCCGCcatacttcttcttcttctgtgaaaaTTTCAGTGCGGAACTCGTCccacagctttgagaaaactCTGATAAATTCTATAACAAGACATTTGGTTTGTTCAGGAATGGtgtgctatgacttttcataGTGATTTCAGTAACCGTGGCAATGTAAACTGTGAATAACGGCAAAAAATTCCCATAGAAAAGGAATAGAGAGACATTGTGAAAATGACCAAGCCCACGCCTCTTTGGAGCCACACTGCTTGTTCAAAAGAGCTGAAAGAcgtttgttttacattaaatcTCATTTGCGTTTATTCGTGGGTGCAATAGGTTTTGTTCCAGTTTTGGGACTTTTGGTCGGCAGCCATTAAAACTGTTTGATATTTAAGTTGAAGCAAATGCTCATCGTTCCCTCACCTGCTCCACCCTCAGCTTAATAaaaacctatatatatatatatatgtgtgtatatatatatatatatatatatatatatacatacacatatatgtattGTCTTTGAActgtttaaataaacacaaccaGTAAAATTCAAGACACAAATTCAGAGGACAAACACAGTCAGTGATGTTCAAGGTTTTTATTATCATTCACTATCCACTCTGTTGTGGGACTGCCAGGCCAAGAAGGTCAAGGGGTCAACCCCGGTGTTGGCAGCTCAGTCTCTGAGGTTTAGTTGGCGGCAAGGATCTGGTCAACCCAACTGCGGAGCTCAGTGACACGGGCGTAGACAGCAGGAGTGGAGGTGGAGCAGCGGCTGCTTCCCCAGGACACAATACCGACCAGGGTCCAGGCGTTGTTCTTCTCACAGACCAGAGGACCACCAGAGTCGCCCTGAGACCACAACCACCCAACATTAACCATAAGTACACCGCTTCATCATATAACAAGCAGAAGAAGAACCAAATGAATCTGaatgagacaggtgagacagggaGGTGGGCGGGGCCTCACCATGCAGGAAGTTGCTCCGGCTCCTCCAGCGCAGATCATCACATCGGAGATGTTGCTACCCCAGTGTCTCTTACACTGCTCATTGGACAGCAGGGGCAGGGCGGCCTGCTGCAGCTTGTTGGGAGTACTGGGAGCTGTGGGAGACAGAAAGCACTCAGACACACTTCTTGTGCacctttcaaagtaaaagtcttcCTGCTGAGTTGGAGAAAACGCATCTTGGATGAAAACAGCCGGACCTGGCTCCGACTCCAGGAGCCAATCAAAGAGTCTGTTTCTCCAGGTCTCTGACGCCCCTGTCAGGTCAAACATCTGATGTAACTCACCGTTGTAGCGGGTCAGACCCCAGCCGGAGGTGACGCAGGTCATGCCATCGGCGAAGACGTCGGTGGACTCAGCGATGCAGACGGGGGACACGTTGGTGCCCAGGCGGGCGGGGGAGGCCAGTTTGATGAGGGTGATGTCATTGTTGATGGTGCGGGGGTTCCATCTGGGGTGGGTGAACACCtgtgatgggggtggggggatttGGGGGGGTGTTAGTGGAGGGAGCATGGTGTGTCCTGaaagctgattggctgatgagtTGCTCTCACCTTGGCGGGCTTCAGCACCTGCACGTCCTCGTTGGAGCCGTAGCCCTTATCGTGTTCTCCAGCAACCACACGGTGGTAGGtcctgacaggaaacaggaaacaggaaacaggtcagttcacacaaaacaacacacagacataattcactgcaaatgatgaaaaagttgttttcttcttgtgctCAGACTCAGAGCAGGTCTGAACCCAAGTAGACCTGCTGGCTGGTCTCGGGTCTTTGTTcggtgttgtggtgttgtgttgtcatcagggtgttgttgtgttgttgtcagggtgttgttttcagggtgttgtgttgttgtcaggGTGTTGTTGTCAGGGTGGTGTTGTGTTGTCGTCACGGTGTTGTGTTGTCGTCAGGGTGTTGTTGTCAGGGTGGTGTTATGTTGTCGTCACGGTGTTGTTTTCagggtgttgtgttgttgtcaggGTGTTGTTGTCAGggtgttgttgtattgttgtcaGGGAGGTGTTGTGTTGTCGTCAGGGTGTTGTTGTCAGGGTGGTGTTGTGTTGTCGTCACGGTGTTGTTTTCagggtgttgtgttgttgtcagggtgttgttgtgttgtcGTCAGGGTGTTGTTTTCagggtgttgtgttgttgtcagggtgttgttgtgttgttgtcagggtgttgttgtgttgttttcagggtgttgttgtgttgtcGTCAGGGTGTTGTTTTCagggtgttgtgttgttgtcagggtgttgttgtgttgttgtcagggtggtgttgtgttgtcgtcagggtgttgttgttgttggtcgTATTTTGCTGCACTGACCTGACGTTACAGTGAGCGGCGGTCACCACCCAGTTCTCGTTGATCAGAGATCCTCCACAGAAGTGGAAGCCGTTGGATTGCTGAGAGGAAAACGACTCGAGTAAGTTactgaacagaagaagaaagagaggtatttgtgtttgttgaggtCAGCTGACTCACCTGCAGAGACACCTGCCAGGGCCAGGAGTGAGGCACAGCCTCCTCACCGTTGACGATGCGGGCGTAGCCGCTCACCTGGGGAGGGATGGCGGGGGTGCCACAGCCTGAGAGGACGACAGGTCAAACTTTACCTCTTCACTCTCTGTTATTTAAATCATTCTTCTTTACACTGagagaaactgcagcagagTCTCACTGAGCACAGCTGCAGGTCTGATCAATACAACCTCAGTCACTGatcaatcaatcgatcaatgactgtgtgtgtgtgtgtgtgtgtgtgtgtctcaccatAGGCAGCGCTGACGAAGGCGAGGCAGGAGATGATCCAGAGGAAAGtcatggtggtgatgatgatgatgatgatgtgttcaGGATGGAGTTGCTGTTTTATACCTGAGCCCTGCCCggcctcagccaatcagagcatcTGCTGGTTTGTCCAGCTCAGCCGTCAGCTGGTTATCAGACCTGTGGCAACGGTGTCGTTCCCACGGGTCACATGTCCCAAGCTACTgctgtctgattggctgaaacgTCTGACAACATGTGGATGATGCACCAGAAACCAGTTAGCAGATCTGTTTTTATCCAAACTCAACTTTATTTAACTTCAGCATGTGAACATGAGTCTGATTCATGAtacacacatgttcatgtgttcatgttaatgttcatgtgttcatgtgtcagTGAATTAACATCAGTTTTAATGCGTTTGTTCTCAGTTTCAATTTCTCTGTTTACACCTTAAAACCTTTAAGACCACCTTAAACACTTTAAACGTTCAGCCTCGTCCTCTGAACTTGGTGGAGCTTCAGGTGAGTCACCTGACTGAGAGACTTCATGATGCTCCATTACAGGTTTCTGTAGAGAAGTCTAAAACCACCAGGATCCACATCAGACCAGGACCACAGATGATCCCCTTCAGAGCCAGAGGGAGTCATGAGTATGACCACACCCCAGACCTGTACTCAGATCAGGGTCTGAGGGAGTTCACCGACAGTTCAAAGGTCGCAGTAAATTAATGTGAGTGAATCTGGATAAagcttgttaaaaacacaatcagctgtttttttttaataaacagtgAAGTTGATGGTGGTGACCACAATCCGCCCCACCCTcctgtgtttcacctgtgttcaatcacctgtgttcaatcccCCTTGCCTCCctggtgtgtatttagtctctgtgccccgtcttgtctttgtcagtctgtctgcttACAACCCCATGATGTCCTCCGGTTCTGTTCCTGTCGTTCTCCAGTTTTGTTCTTGTTCCCTCAGTATTTCCAGCCTTCTGTCTCTCATCTCAATAAGAACTGATGCAGGAAGGTTCTTTGATTCACTGGGACTTTGATTCTGAATAATTAGTGAAAGGTTTATTTCTGACCTTCTAACCAGCTGTTGGTCCAGACTATGAATCAGCTGGAGATGATGTTGTGATGATCTGATCATGTCACAAGGATCATATGTCTAATAAACCTCATAGTGTCTGTAATGGTTGCTAGGGTTCTATCAAACAGGAGACTCCACACtgatatatgtatgtatatatgtgtgtgtgtgtgtgtttgtatgtgtgtgtatatatatgtttaatagataaataaaaagatgaataaataatttatctctcatgtttttattacaaacaTGTTTCAAAACAGAATTCAGTCTAAAACaaccatgtacacacacacacacacacacacacacacatttagacatAATGGAGTCAGCAGCTGTTAATGTGTCACATGTTGATAAAACTGAACAGTCACATGACTGAAGATCAGTGAACTGAATGTGACtgagacatttacatttagtcatTTACACTTTTATCGAAAGAGACACTGAAACTTCAGACTCTTCTTCGGTTTAACAGGTGAAGAAGATCAGGTGAAGTCCAGTCAGACCATCTGGACCGAGGTGGTCTAATGACACACCTCACTCATTAGAGGAACTCAGTGTCTGAATGAGTTCAGACCCACAAGTCGCTCTGAAGGCAACAGGACAGAAGGACCCTGATCCAGGAGCTCGTGGTCCACAAGGAGGTTGACAAACAGCAGAGCGACATGTGATCAAAGACCAGACGAGCTGCTCCTGGACCATCTGTCAGGGTTTCACtgtgagggaaacatctggacCAGGAcctgatgtttctgatgttgtCCTGGAGACAGATGCGTCGTGGTCAGAGAAGGAGAACTGGTCATCAAACATGGTGCCAGgtgaaaaagagattttaatgtGACTGATTGATCAACTTAAATTGATTATTATAAATCACTTAAAGATCACTAAACTTCATCATAGTTAGTTGAGGTTTAACTTTCTCCTTACAttgtcttttttcaaaataagagcgcAGTCAGCGTAACAACACACCAAAGCTCTGACTGAGGAGAATTCAGAGGAACTGATCCTCATCATGTGGCTCTCTGACATCATCAAGGTGTGTGAAACATGTACCACCTGACCTTGAGACCTGAACCTGAAGCAGGTTCAACAGAGCCAGGAAATCTTTTCATTATCTAGTTTAAATGAACCTCACACCTCAGCATCGACTCTGTGAGTAAGACCAGGTGGTCACATTGAAGGGGTGGAGTTTGCAGCATGTGACCAATCACAAACAAGGACAAGTCCacaagcagcagagcagcataTTTACAAAGAAGAAACTGTAATATTaggcaagaagaagaagttcaTCACATGATCCAGAAACTAGATTTAATATCACTCATCATCTTCAGGACACCGTCTCAGAAGTGACTGTGTGAACAGGGCCAGGTTTCCTGACAGAGGTCTGGGAAAGTGTGGATTATCAGCAGCTGAGGAGGTTAATGATTGGTCAGGCTGAGGCAGCTGAAGGTTGTTGATTGGTCGGTGAGTCTTTCGGGTATAAAAACAGGCCGTGTGTCCTCGCTGCCTACAGAGAGCCTGCAGGTGTCTGAGCTGATCCAGAGATGGACGGGGGGGCTGCAGGtcagtcatgcaaacgactgtcgttgacacttggagcacaaaagggaaccagtgacatcatcatccttgtgaacgcccacaagagcttaaatacctgggtctccacaccagaaagtaggaccagtcccggcctggtcagatgcgtacacgaactgatgaagcttCTTGGAcgagaggtgaaacgtcttcacagacaaacaacctcgtccagttgtttttaatttaaaaactcCTTCAGGACACgatgacctggacaaatgagaatatacacaggctcatacacacacacacacacacacacactcacagacacacacaaacactcacacgcacgctcacacacacacacacacacacacacacacacacacacacacacacacacacacacacacacacacacagacacacacactcatacgcacgccctcacacacacgctcacacacacacacacacacacactcatagacacgctcacagacacacaaacacacatacactcaaacacatactcacagacacacacactcacgtacgctcactcacacacacacgcgctctcacacacacgctcacacacacacacacacacacacacaaacactaccacacacacacacgctctaacacacacaacacacacacacacaacaaacacacacactcgcacacagacacactcataggcacgctcacacacacagacacactcacacagaaacacatacacacacacacagacacactcataggcacgctcacacacacacactcacatagacacactcacacgcaacacacacacacactcatacgcacgccctcacacactcacagacacagaaagacacatactcacagacacacacgctctcacacacacacgctcacagacacacacaacaaacacacacactcacaggcacgctcacagacacacacactcacagacacacacacacgctcactcacacacacacacacacacacacaaactcgcacacactgacacacacacacacacaaacatactgacacactcacgcacacacaattacagacacactcacacagacacatacacagactcacacactcagacacacacatacactcacacagacacaagcacaagctcacacacacacaaacacacacacagacacatacacaaacactcatgctcagacatacacacactcacagacacacacacgcacgctcacacacacacacgcacgcacacacacacacacacacacacacacacacacacacgctcacacacacacacacacacacacacacacacacacactcacacgtacgctcacaaacaaaacaaaacggacagaaactgagcagctgctgaaaatgatcattttagtAACAAACTGAGAGACTTGGTAAATGTGGACTTTCTTcagcctgtttcctgtttgtttgatgaaGTGTTCGAGACCTGAACCTTATGTTATAGAATAAAAGTGACTTCACTGTGATGATCTgatcttctctgtctctcattcatTTCCACAAACTTCCTGAATGAAAGGAAACTGGTCTAGAACAAATGGAATTAGAGAAATGAGGCACTTTAACGAGCAGCTGGAAACAAGAGACTCATTTATATCATTTGActttctgcagctctgtcagCTGAGAACCTTCAGAGAAGTccagtgactgacagacagctgCACCGACCTGTGACCTTCATGACCTTTGTGACCTGGTTGTCAGTGATGGATGGGTTAAATAAATCTGAGGTCCACTCAGTACTATCAACCAGCGCACGTTTGTTAGATTCTCATTATAATGAGGAGACATGTTGTTGATTCATGTAACAGGAACTCGTCATGCAGCCGGTTCCCAACGCAGAACAAAGTGACGAGAACATGTGAGAACATCATTGTGTCGACTGATGATTTCAAACAGGATCAGACTGAACTGTGTGAAACAGAAGGTGAGTGATGAACGTGTGAATAAACACTCAACAGCAGGTAGATATCAGCACCgtgagaccaggaccaggactctCCTGATCATCAGGACCGGCTCAGGACTGAggaaagaacacacacacacacacacacacacacgcacgcacacacattaacacGTCATTGTATCTCTATCATAAATcatcagacaggaaatgaactATCATCTGTAAACACGTTGTCTGATCACCTTCTGTTGTTGATCACATCTGACATTGTTTTTATCCACGTTAACTACTAACTATACTAGTACTACAACTACTGTAGTAACTGTACTAACTGTAGTAACATTAATAACTGTACTACCTATAGTAACTGTACCAACAGTAGTAAGTGTATTAACAATAGTAACTGTACTAATTATAGTAACTGTACTAAGTGCAGtaactgatgattatttattGATCACCTTGACTTCACATCATGTGACAGGTGCAGTTCTTCAGTTCAAACCAGCTTCATTGTTAATAAAGTGAATATCAACTGTAATAAAACCATGTCACAGTTTCTTATCAGGAGACTTCAGACTGCCACTGACTACACAGATACAGCTGAACAGGAAGTTCAAGCAACTGTCTACAAAATAAACCTGGTTGGTCAGCAGGagtttagaaaaaagaaaaatgacactAAAAATACTATTAAACTCactttttaactgtttttcaCATTGAGCTCTGACTGAAGATGTTAtatgaaaaatctgtttttatttgaagtttttcaTCAAAACTTTATTCATGTCTGTGAATCACTGAATGTAATTTCCCTCCATCCTTTTTCACAGATGAGAAGTGAGAAAACTGGATCCAGATCCATCAGTTAACAGATTGAACTGGACACATCAGGGCTGAGTATCACtgtttgaggaggaggagaagaagaagaagtagtagtagtagaagtagaagaagaagaagaagaagaagaagaagtagtagtagtagaagtagtagtagtagtagtagtagtagtagaagtagtagtagtagtagtagtagtagtagtagtagtagtagtagtagtagtagtagtagtagtagtcaaGTCAAGGAGTGTATGGTGGTTTTACTTTGACAGTCCCTGACAGGAATCAGTATTTCATGTCTCCGTCAACCTGCCGTGTTTCCAGGAGTCTAGAGTCCGGACTCCGCTGCTGGACGTGTTTGACCTGGATCATGGAACTGGTCTTTCAGTCAGTCCGTCACGGTCTTCCTCTCTAACCCTGCAGCGCCCGGAGCTCCAACATGCTGCAGCCGGGAAACAGCTCCTCCGGCTGGGCTGAACACCTCGAGTCCAACCGGTCCGAGGCGGAGGACGGCGGGTCCGGGCCGGAGGCGGTGATCGTGCCGGTGGTTTTCGGGCTGATCTTCGTGGTGGGGCTGGTGGGGAACTGtttggtgatggtggtgatcgGGAAGGTGAGGTACAACAGCGGTgcgggaggaggggggaggcgCTCAGGCAGCCCGACCAACATCTTCATCCTGAACCTGGCCGTGGCGGACCTGAGCTTCCTCCTGTTCTGCGTCCCCTTCCAGGCCACCATCTACTCCCTGCCCCAGTGGGTGTTCGGAGGGTTCGTCTGTAAGTTCGGACACTACTTCTCCACCGTCAGCATGCTGGTCAGCATCTTCACGCTGGTCGCCATGTCCTTGGACCGCTACATCGCCGTGGTGCACTCCAAGAAGTCTCCGTGCGTCCGGAGCCGCAGGAACGCGCTGGTCGGGGTGTGCGTTATCTGGACGCTGTCACTGGTGTGCTCGGTGCCGGTGGCCCAGCACCAGGTCCTCACCAACCACCCCACTGCCCCGAACAGCACCTTCTGCTGGGAGCAATGGGCCGGAGTC
This window contains:
- the LOC130170375 gene encoding chymotrypsin B, whose product is MTFLWIISCLAFVSAAYGCGTPAIPPQVSGYARIVNGEEAVPHSWPWQVSLQQSNGFHFCGGSLINENWVVTAAHCNVRTYHRVVAGEHDKGYGSNEDVQVLKPAKVFTHPRWNPRTINNDITLIKLASPARLGTNVSPVCIAESTDVFADGMTCVTSGWGLTRYNAPSTPNKLQQAALPLLSNEQCKRHWGSNISDVMICAGGAGATSCMGDSGGPLVCEKNNAWTLVGIVSWGSSRCSTSTPAVYARVTELRSWVDQILAAN
- the galr1b gene encoding galanin receptor type 1b, yielding MLQPGNSSSGWAEHLESNRSEAEDGGSGPEAVIVPVVFGLIFVVGLVGNCLVMVVIGKVRYNSGAGGGGRRSGSPTNIFILNLAVADLSFLLFCVPFQATIYSLPQWVFGGFVCKFGHYFSTVSMLVSIFTLVAMSLDRYIAVVHSKKSPCVRSRRNALVGVCVIWTLSLVCSVPVAQHQVLTNHPTAPNSTFCWEQWAGVSRHSYKVTLLMIGYVLPLLLISCCYTKVLFHLHKKMKNMSKKSERSKRKTAQTVLLVVTAFTICWTPHHIIAMWVEFGNFPLNDASFAFRIISHCLSYGNSCVNPILYAFLSENFRKACRQVFTCHFLYPPPPRGKVVRFRMENYSTTQSTTNI